The following are encoded in a window of Artemia franciscana chromosome 19, ASM3288406v1, whole genome shotgun sequence genomic DNA:
- the LOC136039617 gene encoding uncharacterized protein LOC136039617 → MEHMSLYELLSWHERERRGNDEKMLLQTGSFFLRRRTQKPYIIQHKKANPLESDEKKEQYYGMLLKLFKPWRNERDILVHDFNNFETYCIESEKYPAMVAYREKLVNKTTCDAEFETRVRQRATEIKVTEMNDLTDGQHEIDDPNNAIQGEIIDRAADAMEDLVNANRQLLESITSEELSNDFHSLNLDQKRIVDRIIGNLKNGSNDKPIRLIVSGFGGTGKSRVISVLRRFICQEFVREECPVVVMAPTGLAAHSIKGVTIHRCLSLPVDQQTTAKYLSLSTEQLLTLRKTLGRTRLFIIDEISMVSSLMLMYIHLRLTEIKSTNFPMGNANFVRFGDFLQLRPVSANPPFIPLTRLEIRNRLGSMGSFNLWHEFEYDELTINMRQKNDKPYADTLANIRLGNCEEHHLQCLSTRKFGCMSRATSEEIIKLYCHLCKEGKVPVILMPTNDDCRLVNNTLLKETSSKHVTLTAIDCLSSVVRNKRIEEEAAKSVSSFADDCKRTAGALTTLVLSIGARVMLQRNIAVDKGLVNGSMGYVKEFKSIPSSEIVSVLVQFDGQDQLTSIGRATVRFEALKEVYYTRKQFPLQLAFAITIHKSQGLSLECAIVDAGSRCFGPGMIYVALSRVTTSAGLHLVELDPSKIIADMEAIIEYNRLRSSYRPDLPLLRIIQTPTTNLNEDVVEIGSIGNIYLKRKKNVEHAIIGKGEKRKPAIEDSFSNKTKSRKTMSITNEVRSNATILPTKGDSVILGIEGNKKRSNQKQLYQRGIGAGRKGFQNRDGVSCYANSAVQCVFSLHRILFDMLQNSQGNVATEILRLAVSSLDKIESTVQLRSLLPTVYGFAEDEQQSLCEFWEALFRSMDEENSETSTTTALSPLSRLFQFTNHKFLACHRCNWSQIDDNMTNGKVCYFPVPGVLNPDVPAHEEVVETSDIQFSEVLSPYPVGKFCPNEHQLTSHTVFTEMPLFLAINLDRSAMAHKITRRIIGFEPDHILLESTMSEVISDVSYNDIVVSLERYRAIAIVVHTGINFNSGHYYVYRRTLEGTWCLWDDSNVKVMGKQAMDCSGCNLEVATTG, encoded by the exons ATGGAACACATGAGTCTATATGAGCTGCTGTCTTGGCATGAACGCGAACGACGGGGCAATGATGAAAAAATGTTACTGCAAACAGGTTCGTTTTTTTTAAGACGACGCACTCAAAAACCATATATCATACAGCACAAAAAGGCCAATCCTTTGGAATCCGACGAGAAGAAAGAACAGTACTACGGTATGCTGTTGAAATTGTTCAAGCCATGGAGAAATGAACGCGATATTCTGGTTCATGACTTCAACAACTTTGAAACATATTGCattgaaagtgaaaaatatccAGCCATGGTAGCCTATCGTGAGAAACTGGTAAATAAAACCACATGCGATGCCGAATTTGAGACAAGAGTACGCCAGCGAGCCACGGAAATTAAGGTTACTGAAATGAATGACTTAACTGATGGGCAACATGAGATTGATGATCCAAATAACGCTATACAAGGAGAGATTATTGATAGAGCAGCTGATGCTATGGAAGATTTAGTCAATGCAAATAGGCAGCTACTAGAGTCAATCACAAGTGAAGAGTTGTCAAATGACTTCCATTCCCTTAATTTAGATCAGAAGAGAATTGTAGACAGAATTATAGGCAACCTAAAAAATGGCAGCAATGATAAGCCTATCAGACTGATAGTGTCTGGCTTTGGGGGAACTGGGAAGTCACGAGTAATTAGTGTACTTAGAAGGTTCATTTGTCAGGAGTTCGTGAGGGAGGAATGTCCAGTTGTTGTTATGGCCCCAACTGGACTTGCTGCTCATAGTATAAAGGGTGTTACCATTCATCGATGCTTAAGCCTGCCAGTTGACCAGCAGACAACTGCAAAGTATTTATCGTTATCCACCGAACAATTGCTGACATTAAGAAAAACCCTTGGACGAACTCGACTATTCATTATAGATGAAATAAGTATGGTCTCGTCTCTTATGCTGATGTATATTCATTTGCGCTTGACGGAAATTAAATCTACTAATTTCCCAATGGGAAATGCCAACTTTGTTCGGTTTGGAGATTTTCTTCAATTGAGGCCTGTGTCGGCAAATCCACCGTTTATTCCTCTTACTCGTCTAGAAATCCGAAATAGACTTGGATCCATGGGATCCTTTAATCTATGGCATGAATTTGAGTATGATGAGCTGACAATCAACATGAggcaaaaaaatgacaagccaTATGCGGATACACTTGCAAACATAAGGCTTGGAAATTGTGAAGAACATCATCTCCAGTGTCTTTCTACACGGAAATTTGGATGCATGTCGCGAGCCACCTCAGAAGaaattatcaaattatattGTCATTTGTGTAAGGAAGGGAAAGTGCCGGTTATTTTGATGCCCACAAACGACGACTGTAGGCTAGTAAACAACACACTGCTAAAGGAAACGAGCTCGAAACATGTTACACTGACTGCCATTGATTGTCTTTCTTCGGTGGtcagaaataaaagaattgaAGAAGAAGCAGCAAAAAGTGTTTCAAGCTTTGCAGATGACTGCAAACGAACAGCTGGTGCATTAACAACATTGGTATTATCAATTGGTGCACGAGTAATGCTTCAAAGAAACATTGCAGTGGATAAAGGCTTAGTAAACGGATCCATGGGCTACGTCAAAGAGTTTAAAAGTATACCATCTAGTGAAATAGTTAGTGTTTTGGTACAATTTGATGGTCAAGATCAGTTGACAAGCATAGGCCGTGCTACAGTTCGATTTGAAGCGCTCAAAGAGGTCTATTATACTAGAAAACAGTTTCCATTGCAACTAGCATTTGCAATTACTATTCACAAGTCTCAAGGCCTCAGCTTGGAATGTGCTATCGTCGATGCAGGAAGTCGTTGCTTTGGACCGGGGATGATTTATGTTGCATTATCCAGAGTTACCACTAGCGCAGGGCTGCATCTTGTGGAACTTGATCCAAGTAAAATTATTGCTGACATGGAAGCAATCATAGAGTATAATCGTCTTAGGAGTAGTTATAGACCTGACCTTCCATTATTGAGAATCATCCAAACGCCCACAACTAATTTGAATGAGGACGTCGTGGAAATAGGTAGCATAGGAAATATTTAtctgaaaaggaagaaaaatgtcGAACATGCAATCAttggaaaaggggaaaaaagaaaGCCAGCAATAGAAGATTCGTTTTCAAATAAGACGAAAAGCCGAAAAACAATGTCCATAACAAATGAAGTAAGATCAAACGCTACGATATTGCCAACGAAAGGTGATAGCGTTATCCTAGGTATTGAAGGCAACAAGAAACGTTCCAACCAAAAGCAGCTCTACCAAAGGGGTATTGGTGCAGGAAGGAAAGGTTTCCAAAACAGAGATGGTGTTTCATGCTATGCAAACTCTGCAGTTCAGTGCGTTTTCAGCTTACACAGAATACTTTTTGATATGCTGCAAAATTCACAAGGCAACGTTGCAACTGAAATTTTACGGCTAGCAGTGTCGTCCCTTGACAAGATAGAGTCAACAGTCCAGCTAAGATCATTGCTGCCGACTGTGTATGGATTTGCTGAGGACGAACAGCAGTCACTCTGCGAGTTTTGGGAAGCTTTGTTTAGAAGTATGGATGAAGAAAACTCGGAAACAAGCACAACAACTGCCCTCAGTCCTCTTAGTAGACTATTTCAGTTCAcgaatcataaatttttggcTTGTCACCGCTGTAACTGGAGCCAAATAGATGATAATATGACAAACGGAAAAGTGTGCTATTTTCCAGTTCCAGGAGTTCTGAATCCCGATGTACCCGCTCATGAAGAGGTTGTTGAGACATCGGACATTCAATTTAGTGAAGTGTTAAGTCCATATCCTGTTGGAAAATTTTGCCCAAATGAACATCAACTAACATCACACACAGTTTTTACTGAAATGCCGCTGTTTCTTGCGATTAACTTGGACAGGAGTGCAATGGCACATAAAATTACGAGAAGAATAATTGGTTTTGAGCCAGATCACATTTTGTTGGAAAGCACAATGAGTGAGGTAATATCAGACGTTAGCTACAATGATATCGTCGTATCTTTGGAGCGATATAGAGCTATTGCCATTGTTGTTCATACAGGTATTAATTTCAACTCTGGTCACTATTACGTTTACAGGCGAACGTTGGAAGGCACATGGTGTCTCTGGGATGATTCAAATGTGAAAGTGATGGGAAAGCAAGCAATGGACTGCTCAG GGTGCAACTTAGAAGTCGCTACCACAGGATAA
- the LOC136039618 gene encoding uncharacterized protein LOC136039618 isoform X1, with protein sequence MSKIYAQIKHDSESWRMFLQKEDAVRSAHNVYSSINDSEESLKLNEEEWLRRGFAEYRSKVLKKLNIRSMIQQRAHKAEWMIDLLKHPELLQQNNEEENLKIKEKLFLSANKYNSLEKAKRFLRKHFDIIL encoded by the exons atgagcaaaatttatGCCCAGATAAAGCACGACAGCGAAAGCTGGAGGATGTTCCTCCAGAAAGAGGACGCTGTTCGTTCTGCACACAATGTGTACAGCTCAATTaatgacagcgaagaat CATTGAAATTGAATGAAGAGGAGTGGCTCAGGAGAGGTTTTGCTGAGTATCGGAGCAAAGTTTTAAAGAAACTAAACATAAGGTCGATGATTCAGCAGAGGGCGCACAAGGCAGAATGG ATGATTGACCTGCTGAAACATCCGGAGCTACTCCAGcaaaacaatgaagaagaaaatttgaaaataaaggagaaattGTTTCTGTCTGCAAATAAATACAATTCTCTAGAGAAGGCAAAAAGATTTCTGAGAAAacattttgatattattttataa
- the LOC136039618 gene encoding uncharacterized protein LOC136039618 isoform X3: MATFNSMDTSNEDMNLLVMDDLLPSGQRSIVDEEILALSQANSFGELEEKKMNKMEFCHHLYEKVMKFVKMDDANEVMNEIETMAKNDVTMKIRESID; the protein is encoded by the exons atggctacctTCAATTCAATg gATACTTCCAACGAGGACATGAACCTATTAGTAATGGACGATCTTCTACCATCTGGCCAAAGAAGTATAGTTGATGAGGAGATTTTGGCCTTGTCCCAAGCCAATAGTTTTGGGGAATTGGAAGAGAAAAAG AtgaacaaaatggaattttgtcaTCACCTATACGAAAAAGTaatgaaatttgtaaaaatggaCGATGCAAATGAAGTAATGAATGAAATAGAGACAATGGCAAAGAACGATGTCACTATGAAAATTAGAGAAAGTATCGACTGA
- the LOC136039618 gene encoding uncharacterized protein LOC136039618 isoform X2: MEEEAKLASNVGGGPDAKFGFFKNDHHVLKDTSNEDMNLLVMDDLLPSGQRSIVDEEILALSQANSFGELEEKKMNKMEFCHHLYEKVMKFVKMDDANEVMNEIETMAKNDVTMKIRESID; this comes from the exons atggaggaggaggccAAGTTGGCCTCCAATGTCGGTGGAGGTCCTGAcgcaaaatttggcttttttaaGAACGACCACCATGTcctaaaa gATACTTCCAACGAGGACATGAACCTATTAGTAATGGACGATCTTCTACCATCTGGCCAAAGAAGTATAGTTGATGAGGAGATTTTGGCCTTGTCCCAAGCCAATAGTTTTGGGGAATTGGAAGAGAAAAAG AtgaacaaaatggaattttgtcaTCACCTATACGAAAAAGTaatgaaatttgtaaaaatggaCGATGCAAATGAAGTAATGAATGAAATAGAGACAATGGCAAAGAACGATGTCACTATGAAAATTAGAGAAAGTATCGACTGA